In one Drosophila albomicans strain 15112-1751.03 chromosome X, ASM965048v2, whole genome shotgun sequence genomic region, the following are encoded:
- the LOC127565534 gene encoding translation initiation factor IF-2-like isoform X17 produces MTGCVHRRVITEDLNRKASSAIGDFFYCYSKYLGWFCCLQGLVLCFEADSQFASTKCLRKPQLVQRSTPAGPLGQRSAPESALSASGAPSPALTASGAPLQRPAEHLSGPHGQRSTPAPALSASGAPLRPSRPAEHPCNGQRSTSPALSASGAPLRPSRPAEHPCTGPLGQRSTSPALTASGAPLHRLSRPAEHLSGPLGQRSTSPALTASGAPLHRPSRPAEHLSGPHGQRSTPAPALSASGAPLQATAWPAKRL; encoded by the exons ATGACCGGCTGCGTACATAGACGCGTAATTACCGAAGATTTAAATCGGAAGGCATCGAGCGCTATTggcgattttttttattgttatagcAAATATTTG GGTTGGTTTTGTTGCCTTCAAGGCCTTGTTCTTTGCTTCGAAGCAGACAGCCAGTTTGCTTCGACCAAGTGCCTTCGCAAGCCGCAGCTGgtccagcggagcacccctgcaggccctctcggccagcggagcgcccctGAGTCGGCCctctcggccagcggagcac cctcTCCGGCCCtcacggccagcggagcacccctgcaacggccagcggagcacctcTCCGGCCCtcacggccagcggagcacccctgcACCGGCTctctcggccagcggagcacctcTCCGGCCCtcacggccagcggagcacccctgcaacggccagcggagcacctcTCCGGCCctctcggccagcggagcacctcTCCGGCCCtcacggccagcggagcacccctgcaccggccctctcggccagcggagcac ctcTCCGGCCCtcacggccagcggagcacccctgcACCGGCTctctcggccagcggagcac ctcTCCGGCCctctcggccagcggagcacctcTCCGGCCCtcacggccagcggagcacccctgcaccggccctctcggccagcggagcacctcTCCGGCCCtcacggccagcggagcacccctgcaccggccctctcggccagcggagcgcctcTACAGGCCACTGCCTGGCCAGCGAAGCGCCTTTAG
- the LOC127565534 gene encoding translation initiation factor IF-2-like isoform X26, with the protein MTGCVHRRVITEDLNRKASSAIGDFFYCYSKYLGWFCCLQGLVLCFEADSQFASTKCLRKPQLVQRSTPAGPLGQRSAPESALSASGAPLRPSRPAEHPCNGQRSTSPALTASGAPLQRPAEHLSGPLGQRSTSPALTASGAPLHRLSRPAEHLSGPLGQRSTSPALTASGAPLHRPSRPAEHLSGPHGQRSTPAPALSASGAPLQATAWPAKRL; encoded by the exons ATGACCGGCTGCGTACATAGACGCGTAATTACCGAAGATTTAAATCGGAAGGCATCGAGCGCTATTggcgattttttttattgttatagcAAATATTTG GGTTGGTTTTGTTGCCTTCAAGGCCTTGTTCTTTGCTTCGAAGCAGACAGCCAGTTTGCTTCGACCAAGTGCCTTCGCAAGCCGCAGCTGgtccagcggagcacccctgcaggccctctcggccagcggagcgcccctGAGTCGGCCctctcggccagcggagcacctcTCCGGCCCtcacggccagcggagcacccctgcaacggccagcggagcac ctcTCCGGCCCtcacggccagcggagcacccctgcaacggccagcggagcacctcTCCGGCCctctcggccagcggagcac ctcTCCGGCCCtcacggccagcggagcacccctgcACCGGCTctctcggccagcggagcac ctcTCCGGCCctctcggccagcggagcacctcTCCGGCCCtcacggccagcggagcacccctgcaccggccctctcggccagcggagcacctcTCCGGCCCtcacggccagcggagcacccctgcaccggccctctcggccagcggagcgcctcTACAGGCCACTGCCTGGCCAGCGAAGCGCCTTTAG
- the LOC127565534 gene encoding translation initiation factor IF-2-like isoform X9, which yields MTGCVHRRVITEDLNRKASSAIGDFFYCYSKYLGWFCCLQGLVLCFEADSQFASTKCLRKPQLVQRSTPAGPLGQRSAPESALSASGAPLRPSRPAEHPCNGQRSTSPALTASGAPLQRPAEHLSGPLGQRSTSPALTASGAPLHRPSRPAEHLSGPHGQRSTPAPALSASGAPLRPSRPAEHPCTGSLGQRSTSPALTASGAPLQRPAEHLSGPLGQRSTSPALTASGAPLHRPSRPAEHLSGPHGQRSTPAPALSASGAPLQATAWPAKRL from the exons ATGACCGGCTGCGTACATAGACGCGTAATTACCGAAGATTTAAATCGGAAGGCATCGAGCGCTATTggcgattttttttattgttatagcAAATATTTG GGTTGGTTTTGTTGCCTTCAAGGCCTTGTTCTTTGCTTCGAAGCAGACAGCCAGTTTGCTTCGACCAAGTGCCTTCGCAAGCCGCAGCTGgtccagcggagcacccctgcaggccctctcggccagcggagcgcccctGAGTCGGCCctctcggccagcggagcacctcTCCGGCCCtcacggccagcggagcacccctgcaacggccagcggagcac ctcTCCGGCCCtcacggccagcggagcacccctgcaacggccagcggagcacctcTCCGGCCctctcggccagcggagcacctcTCCGGCCCtcacggccagcggagcacccctgcaccggccctctcggccagcggagcacctcTCCGGCCCtcacggccagcggagcacccctgcaccggccctctcggccagcggagcgc ctcTCCGGCCCtcacggccagcggagcacccctgcACCGGCTctctcggccagcggagcacctcTCCGGCCCtcacggccagcggagcacccctgcaacggccagcggagcacctcTCCGGCCctctcggccagcggagcacctcTCCGGCCCtcacggccagcggagcacccctgcaccggccctctcggccagcggagcacctcTCCGGCCCtcacggccagcggagcacccctgcaccggccctctcggccagcggagcgcctcTACAGGCCACTGCCTGGCCAGCGAAGCGCCTTTAG
- the LOC127565534 gene encoding translation initiation factor IF-2-like isoform X11: MTGCVHRRVITEDLNRKASSAIGDFFYCYSKYLGWFCCLQGLVLCFEADSQFASTKCLRKPQLVQRSTPAGPLGQRSAPESALSASGAPLRPSRPAEHPCNGQRSTSPALTASGAPLQRPAEHLSGPLGQRSTSPALTASGAPLHRPSRPAEHLSGPHGQRSTPAPALSASGAPLRPSRPAEHPCNGQRSTSPALTASGAPLQRPAEHLSGPLGQRSTSPALTASGAPLHRPSRPAEHLSGPHGQRSTPAPALSASGAPLQATAWPAKRL; this comes from the exons ATGACCGGCTGCGTACATAGACGCGTAATTACCGAAGATTTAAATCGGAAGGCATCGAGCGCTATTggcgattttttttattgttatagcAAATATTTG GGTTGGTTTTGTTGCCTTCAAGGCCTTGTTCTTTGCTTCGAAGCAGACAGCCAGTTTGCTTCGACCAAGTGCCTTCGCAAGCCGCAGCTGgtccagcggagcacccctgcaggccctctcggccagcggagcgcccctGAGTCGGCCctctcggccagcggagcacctcTCCGGCCCtcacggccagcggagcacccctgcaacggccagcggagcac ctcTCCGGCCCtcacggccagcggagcacccctgcaacggccagcggagcacctcTCCGGCCctctcggccagcggagcacctcTCCGGCCCtcacggccagcggagcacccctgcaccggccctctcggccagcggagcacctcTCCGGCCCtcacggccagcggagcacccctgcaccggccctctcggccagcggagcgc ctcTCCGGCCCtcacggccagcggagcacccctgcaacggccagcggagcac ctcTCCGGCCCtcacggccagcggagcacccctgcaacggccagcggagcacctcTCCGGCCctctcggccagcggagcacctcTCCGGCCCtcacggccagcggagcacccctgcaccggccctctcggccagcggagcacctcTCCGGCCCtcacggccagcggagcacccctgcaccggccctctcggccagcggagcgcctcTACAGGCCACTGCCTGGCCAGCGAAGCGCCTTTAG